In the Sus scrofa isolate TJ Tabasco breed Duroc chromosome 7, Sscrofa11.1, whole genome shotgun sequence genome, one interval contains:
- the LTB4R gene encoding leukotriene B4 receptor 1, translating into MAMNTTSPAASSSPPVMFISLLAIIPLSVALAVGLPGNSFVVWSILAKMRKRSVTALLVLHLALADLAVLLTAPFFLHSVAQGNWTFGLAGCRLFHYICGVSMYASVLLITAMSLDRSLAVARPFVSQKLRTKAVAWRVLAGIWVASVLLATPVIVYRKVILKQNNRSLVCLPMYPSEGHRAFHLFFEVITGFLLPFLAVVASYSDIGRRLRTRRFRRSRRMGRLVVLIILAFAAFWLPYHVVNLAEAVRALTGKASGAGAVGKGLWLARQVFITLAFLSSSVNPVLYACAGGGLLRSAGVGFVAKLLEGTGSEASSTRRGGTLGQTVRGDVASPEPGPTESLTVSTNPLE; encoded by the coding sequence ATGGCCATGAACACTACATCTCCTGCGGCATCCTCCTCACCACCTGTCATGTTCATCTCTCTGCTGGCTATCATTCCACTGTCAGTGGCACTGGCTGTGGGGCTTCCTGGCAACAGCTTTGTGGTATGGAGCATCCTGGCAAAGATGCGAAAGCGCTCTGTCACTGCCCTGTTGGTGCTGCATTTGGCCCTGGCAGACTTGGCCGTATTGCTCACTGCCCCCTTCTTCCTTCACTCTGTGGCCCAAGGCAACTGGACTTTTGGACTGGCTGGCTGCCGCCTGTTCCACTATATCTGTGGAGTCAGCATGTATGCCAGCGTCCTGCTCATCACAGCCATGAGTCTGGACCGCTCGCTGGCAGTGGCACGCCCCTTTGTATCCCAGAAGCTGCGCACCAAAGCAGTGGCCTGGCGGGTGCTGGCAGGCATCTGGGTGGCGTCTGTTCTCCTGGCCACGCCGGTCATCGTATACCGCAAGGTGATCTTGAAACAGAACAACAGGAGCCTGGTCTGCCTCCCTATGTACCCCAGCGAAGGACATAGGGCCTTCCATCTCTTCTTCGAGGTCATCACCGGCTTCCTGCTGCCCTTCCTGGCCGTGGTGGCCAGTTACTCCGACATTGGGCGCAGGCTGCGGACCCGGCGCTTCCGCCGCAGCCGCCGCATGGGCCGCCTGGTGGTGCTCATCATTCTGGCCTTCGCAGCCTTTTGGCTGCCCTATCACGTGGTGAACCTGGCCGAGGCGGTCCGCGCGCTGACTGGCAAGGCCTCGGGGGCCGGGGCGGTGGGGAAGGGGCTGTGGCTGGCCCGCCAAGTGTTCATTACGTTGGCCTTCCTGAGCAGCAGCGTGAACCCCGTGCTGTACGCGTGCGCTGGCGGCGGCCTGCTGCGCTCGGCTGGTGTGGGCTTCGTCGCCAAGCTGTTGGAGGGCACCGGCTCCGAGGCATCCAGCACCCGCCGCGGCGGCACCCTGGGCCAGACGGTGAGGGGCGACGTCGCCTCTCCGGAGCCTGGCCCCACCGAGAGCCTCACTGTCTCTACCAACCCTCTCGAGTGA